aatcctaatttaattagatAACTCCctatttaattgggaattgtggcaggaatcaaatcaattctcaacctaattaggtaacgtttCATTTAATTGAgtaatccccaattaaattgagtaactcccaattaggttgattaattcccaattaggtcaaataatccccaaatggaaggaataATTTGACCTAGGGTCTGATTTAATTCGGTTTCCACAGTGGTCACGTCTCCGGTTGAACTGCCCTTCTCTTCTTTTGATCGGCTTTCCTAGATGATCAAGCAAACATCAATATCACAAAGCTTCGAAAGCTCATCGGCCTATctatatatacttttttttcgCTTCCGAAAGGTCATCTTCCAAGTGCCCTCATTAGGTATGAGTTCTAAGCTTCTTCGTCTAGGGGCCACCATATTATCTTCTATACTTCCACAAAACATAGAAAGCAAGCAACCTACCATCATATGCCAGCAATGGCACTGGAATCACAAAGAGCATTGTTTGATTTGCATttatattacaacattaacaAATTTAACCTTCCAAAAGAAGAATCTGTGGGTACAATCATTAGTGCTATATGGCTGTAAATGACGAGGCATGagtttgtaatttttcaaTTGGAAGAGCAGGCATAATTTTCAGCAACCCAAACGATTGTGCAGAGACCTCTGGATAGTGAAGCTGGAATTCATGCTCTTTCCACTGATCAAGATTAATGTAGAAAAAGAATGTGGAAACACAACGAATTACATTGTTTTACAAACTAGTATTCTTCAAAATTATCATCTGGTTAGTTTAGTCCCTAATTCCCGAACCAAATGGGACCACCCATTTATGTTTGTTTGGACATCAATGACATGATTGGGAcaataaagaaacaaagaaaacaaatagaTATAGTTATTTCAAATCCATTTCGAATATACGTGATCATCTAGTTAGTTCGtatacatttaatttaattgggtTCTTGTTTTTGTAGCAAATTAttgtcaaattcaaatcttttcttttatatcaATCAATCCAAATGGAGCCTAATTAATACTGTACACAGTCTACATATTGCtggaaaataacaataaataagAAGGATGATTTGGCagcattaaaaaagaaatagacattatctcaatttttattgaacaaaaatgAGAGACCACTTccaatttctcaaaaaagtGATTGTGTGATGAGAGGCCAGCAAGGCAGCACGCTGGGGTGTGATGGCTCTTGACCCGTGAGGTTTAGTATTCGTACCTAACACCCCAATCTAATACCAAGTTGAGGTTTGCTACCTACCCATTGAGGATGGGCGGCCCTACTAACCCGAAGGTAGGGGGCATGCTTTGTGCGACTTCACCAAGGTGAACAGTGCAAGATCATCACACCTCATCTAACAAGGCTTACTCAAACAACCAATCACTTTAATGCCCTGCTTAATTACAAGCCCACGCTATTAGGCTCGGTAATTACAAAATGTCATGTAAATCGTTATAAGCATTCGTATTATTACGTAttttttcaatgtgggactttacAATAAGCCTATGCCATCATTAGGACACCCCAGTAGTGATTTCAAAATGCTCGTTAGCATATATCTATCTACTACCTATACAATactgaaattacaaattatccTGCGCGTTACTCCACCGAGGAATGAGTAGCCATGAAGGGATTTAAGTACAGGAAGTTTGTCCCACTTGGGATGAATTGATTCATTAACAAGTCAACGGCGAAAGTGATTATATCCGAACTAAtaacttaattaaattattatcgattcatataatattatatgatTCATTGATTCGTCCATATTACTTATATATACAGTAAAACACAAAAGAGTAGCTACCAAATTAGTGCCGGCGCAGCTTTCTTAATACATATATGGAGGAAtccatatatgtatatgcatcCATATATACCATaactatattttctttaaacctaCACCacctctctctatatataataTCATATACAAACATCCCTTATACTTATATCAACCTCATTACTTACTGCATGCATGTATCATCAAGAGTATAAGTACCCTGCAATGTTCAAGCTTTCCCCATCAACCTCTCAGTTCCCAACTTCATTCGTTGCCATCGACGTCATCGGTTTAatttaatctctctctctctcaaacagaaaggaaaaatagaaaaggagaaaatggCTGAGGTTACAAGAAGTTGTTTTAGCAGAGTAGCACTACTCATCCTATATATCCTACATCAATCATGTGTTGTTGAGAGTACATTAATTTTCAATGTCCTAAgctttggagccaagcctaaCGGTGTAATAGATTCTACACAAGCTTTTCTGGATGTATGGACTGCAGCATGTGCCTCCTCTGATTCCACTACTATACGTGTACCAAAAGGGAGGTATTTGCTTCGCAATGCTATGGTTTTCAAAGGTGATAACTGCAAAAGCACAGATATTACTTTTCGAATTGATGGAACATTGATAGCTTCGTCTGATTACCGAGTCCTTGGCCAAGCTAACAACTGGCTAAGCTTCGAAGGAGTTACCGGTGTGTCCATTATCGGAGGTGCCCTTGACGCTAAAGGTACCTCCTTGTGGGCATGCAAGTTAGCTGGAAGCACTAATTGCCCCAACGGAGGAGCCACGGTTAGTAATTTATGCTTTCTAGTAGATCAAGTGAAATCTTGTTTAAATTTGTTGTCTCTTCGTGTTCTGTAGTTTCctaaattttgatatttttgttaCCATTGATACGCAGAGTCTGAGTTTTACGAACTCCAGAAACATTAACATCAATGGACTAATGTCATTGAACAGCCAGATGTTCCACATTGTGATAAACGGCTGCCAAGATGTTCGCATCAAAGGGGTCAAAGTCAATGCAGCTGGAAATAGCCCAAACACTGATGGCATCCATGTCCAATTGTCAAGAAATGTTGCAATCTTCAACACCTCTATCAAAACTGGAGATGATTGTGTCTCGATTGGCCCCGGAACAAAGGACTTGTGGATCGAGCAAATAACTTGTGGTCCTGGCCATGGCATTAGGTAAGATTTTATAGCTCTTGGAATATTGCATTGCTTACATATGAAAACCCTCGTAACAGTTAATATTATAGTTAGCTTACACATACATGGGTTTGCAGCATAGGGAGTTTAGCCAAAGACTTGGAAGAGGAAGGGGTCCAAAATGTGACAGTTAAAAATGCAATTTTCAAGGGTACTCAAAATGGTTTGAGGATTAAGTCTTGGGCAAGGCCGAGCAACGGATTTGTTCAAGGTGTTCAATTCCTTGATGTCGTAATGTTAAATGTCCAAAATCCTATCGTAATAGACCAAAACTACTGCCCACACAACATCAACTGCCCTGCTCAGGTAATGAAAACTATAATCTCAATGTACATAGTAATTGGGCATGTACTCATTCATAAACGTATGTCTTGACTAAATGTCTAATGCACATTTCATCTTGTTTCAATATTATAGGTATCAGGTGTGAGAGTCAGGGATGTCGTGTACCGGAACATTCAAGGAACATCAGCTACAGCCATTGCAATAAAATTTGATTGTAGCGCAACAAATCCATGTAGTGGGATAAGACTCGAAAATGTGAGTTTGACCTGCAGGAATCAAGAGGTTCAGTCACATTGTGCCAATGCAAATGGAAAGATTGTTGGCACTGTTCAACCAAACAGTTGTTTGTAATACTGAAGATGAGATTAGGCATGAAATACATGTGCATAGTCTACACACATAATGCTAGCGAGTCTCTACATAAATATCATTCTTTTTATACATTAGTAAGTTAATAATAACTCAATTACACTTTTCTGAAATGAATTCACTCCATTTTTTCCCCTGGCTTTTTAATAGGGAAGGATTAATCTGTTGTTTTCCATCTATCTTTGGTTTACTTCTTACCAACCCCTGAACTCAGACTTGACAACCTCCAGCAGCAACTTGCAATACAATTATATTACCTGAAGTGAAAGCTCTCTTGTGGGAGTAATAATAAGTGCCTATAAAAGTCCTTTTGGAGcaaactttttcttcttttttccccttttcttgAAGCATCTTCATAGTGTTTTCTCCTTCCTCCAAAAAGCATTGCAAAATGGGCAAACCAAAGGCTAGTTTATTCCCAGCCCCCACAGCACCAACAACGTCCTGTCATATGAAACAATCAAACCGAATATAATCATAACCTGTCCAAAACCGTACACAACAACCTTAACCAACCTTAACGTTGAAAAAAAGTTCTCTAATATCCACACAATCATTAATACagttaataaataaatatacatgaAGTGATGTTTCTGGTAACCTTGGATTGAGATTACCACCAATTCATCAACATATATAGAGGGCCTGTCCACTGATGTGTTTCGTTATTTAATCATACCAACTCAGAGAATAATCTCAGAGAGAGATAGAAGAACTGCTCACTGCTCATGTATGACACAACTATATTGGACGCGTGCTAAAGaccatatatttttatggacCTCAGAATTAGATTGaatagaaatataaaataaatatgagaCCTTGACGGAAGGTGAACAAAAATTATAGGGCTATATTATCCCTAGCCAAAAGGTACATCAAAATTGAACTAAACAATACTAGAAATTCGATTACAAAGGATCAAAACCGAACTGATTTTGTCAAGTTGTCATTAGCTTTTCTCCGATTCTGATCTTGAAACCCATGCACTTGGCAACATTGGATAATGCACAAGTGATGGAGGAGACATCAAAGCAGGGACTTGATAGGCCGGCTGCTCATCATGATTAGTCTCTTCCCGGACCaaactttgattttgtttcttagcAAACCCCATATATCTTTCCATAGAATCAATCTTCTTGGTTGCAACTTGTATCTTAGATTCGAGTGAAGCAATGAGCTTAGTCAATTCTTCCTGCGAAAAATCATCTATTCGATCATTCCATGTCAGGTACTCCTCCTCAGAAATCTTCTTCCCTAAATTTTGAAACTTTGTCGGGTTCTTCCCTAAATTTTGAAACTTTTCATCATCGTTATCCATGTGATCTTTCTTATCCTCATAAAAATCGGACATATCAAAGTTTCTCTTCAAACCGGGCGCAGACATATCCTTAGAATCCTTGTACTTGTTGAGAATGCGTTTGAATTGAGTTGGATCTCGCGGCCACGTCTCCGGTTGAACTGCCCTCCCCTTCTTTTGATCGGCTTCATAGACGATCAAGCAAACATCAATATCACAAAGCTTCGAAAGCTCGTcggcctttttatatatactcTTCTTTCGCTTCCGAAAGGTCATCTTCCGAGTGCCCTCATTAGGTATGAGTTCTAAGCTTCTTCTTTGAGGGGCCACCATATCTTCTATAATTCCACAAAACATAGAGACAAAAATTTTGATGTTTAGATTAGAAGANNNNNNNNNNNNNNNNNNNNNNNNNNNNNNNNNNNNNNNNNNNNNNNNNNNNNNNNNNNNNNNNNNNNNNNNNNNNNNNNNNNNNNNNNNNNNNNNNNNNcaaccaagaaaaaaaaaaatttgcaaacTCAAGCTACAAATCTTCCTATGTGTAATCTTTTAGCACCAAATCACCAACCAAGAAAAACTGAACCACAAGGATGCATCATCCCACATTAACTAGTAAGTTCAGTAAACTCAGGATTCATGCCAAAAGTCTAGTCTACTTATGAATTTCTAGGTTTTCTTAAATACCTAATTACAAATTAATGGCCAATTAACATCTAGTATATACATATCGCTACAGTAGATATGGATTCTACGAAAattagagaagagaagaagaaaataatagagAAAAGGAAGGAGAGATTCAAAGCTTCAGGTCAAAATTGTTGAGGACAATTGGAAAATTCAATGAGGTGGAAGAAGGAATAAGAGAGGTTCCAAAGGAAAGATCAGAAAAACTTGCTTGGGTCAAgatttgaagaagatgagtcGATGTTGAACGAAGGAGAGGTGGAGTCGCTGAGGTGGAGTCGTGAACCACAGCGAGAGGCGTGTTCAATATAGTGAAGGCTTATTTTGTGAACCCATTTTCAATGTCTCTGTGTAAGGAGAACAAGTATGGGGTATTTTTTACTATTGGGCTATATAATCCCATTTAAATTAGTCCTCTTTCTAACCAAACATGCGCTTCAGGTCCAATTTAGCACAGTCCTATCTAGTGAACCCtaccaaacatgccctaaTTGTTCGGTAGGAAGTTTACTCCTTGATGAAGATGAAAGCAagctccttgaagctgctgATCAACTCGGATGGTAGGGTATGGAGCCAATCCTGGCTACTCCTCGTAGGGTCCTTGCAAATACCTTACACATCAACGCATCCTCAGCCTTGTAGAGAATCATGACACTTTTGAAGTGCTTCAAATGCTCTAGGGATTGGAATCCCCTTTGAAGTGTATGAAAGAAGGCATTGAGAATCACTTTGGTGGAGCTGCTGCTCGATCTCGGTAATGAACGATGAGGAGTTCACTTGGTCTACCTCCTTGCATAGAACATCTTCGAAATCTCTTACAATCTTCAAGTCTCGAAGTTGGTCATTCATGAGCTTCTCGACATCTTCTACCCGCATGGTCTGCAGTTCACGTTGGTGTCCTCCATGATGCGGGCATCGCTGGTTTACCTTCTCATTATCTCTTTGGAGAAGATCTCCTCAACTATCCTGCCTGCACGGCATGTCGGTGGACTGAGCTTGTGAGGGACCCTCTATAGCTTATCATCGTGAGTGGTGGCTTGTTGGTCTCCGTCAGCGACGGAGCTGATCCTGTGGTTTTCTccctttttcctcttttgtaTCGGGTAcagaagcttttttttttttctttttacacaaagaaaaatggcCATGGGTGCCTAGAGAAATTCTTATCGGCTCATAGTGAGGCCTCTCCCTGTGGTGATTTGAGGTTCGGATGAAACCAATGATGGAAAGGAAACAAGTTTCCCTCTATTTGAATTCAAGAGCATCGCATTGAGTATATTTCGAAGCTGTCAATGACTTAGATTGATTTCTCgaccttcgatcttccttctctatcTTCCTCGATCCCTGTGAAATAAATatgagtaaatagaccacacccaaggggtgttggccaaagacCCTTCGATGTCTAATTCAGTTCAATTGCATCTCGATAAAGATACAACAATAGCTAAAGTGGATGGAGTTTTCTCTCATGGGGAAAGCCAGGTGGCCTTAGCAATGCGTGGTGGCATTTAGTCGTGTGGgagagaggggagagagagtggtagtaaaaaaaaggtttttcGGGTGAGAAAGTGTTACCATTAATGTCTTGTGTGGTcatgtatttataggctcCTTGTATGCTAGGgtttgaaaaatatttcttatttGGTTAGGATTATTCTTACCCATAAATAGGAGATTAGAATTTAATCAAGTAGATTTGATGAAAATCTCATCCTTGATTTGGAGAGATATTTTCATCttaaatcaaagataatttCTCTAATTAAATAGGATTTAATTAGGGTAATCAGTTGACCTAAGGAACATTCATTTTCCTCGTGTCCACCCTCTATTGGTTGCCTAAATATATGTTCCAACAATAGTGTCATAGGGATTCGAACAT
Above is a genomic segment from Prunus dulcis chromosome 7, ALMONDv2, whole genome shotgun sequence containing:
- the LOC117635226 gene encoding polygalacturonase-like, with the protein product MAEVTRSCFSRVALLILYILHQSCVVESTLIFNVLSFGAKPNGVIDSTQAFLDVWTAACASSDSTTIRVPKGRYLLRNAMVFKGDNCKSTDITFRIDGTLIASSDYRVLGQANNWLSFEGVTGVSIIGGALDAKGTSLWACKLAGSTNCPNGGATSLSFTNSRNININGLMSLNSQMFHIVINGCQDVRIKGVKVNAAGNSPNTDGIHVQLSRNVAIFNTSIKTGDDCVSIGPGTKDLWIEQITCGPGHGISIGSLAKDLEEEGVQNVTVKNAIFKGTQNGLRIKSWARPSNGFVQGVQFLDVVMLNVQNPIVIDQNYCPHNINCPAQVSGVRVRDVVYRNIQGTSATAIAIKFDCSATNPCSGIRLENVSLTCRNQEVQSHCANANGKIVGTVQPNSCL
- the LOC117636042 gene encoding agamous-like MADS-box protein AGL82, with product MVAPQRRSLELIPNEGTRKMTFRKRKKSIYKKADELSKLCDIDVCLIVYEADQKKGRAVQPETWPRDPTQFKRILNKYKDSKDMSAPGLKRNFDMSDFYEDKKDHMDNDDEKFQNLGKNPTKFQNLGKKISEEEYLTWNDRIDDFSQEELTKLIASLESKIQVATKKIDSMERYMGFAKKQNQSLVREETNHDEQPAYQVPALMSPPSLVHYPMLPSAWVSRSESEKS